TGAGTTTTAGAGTACCCTTTTAGAATAGTTTGTGATCATAATTTTAACCATAACGTAaggatttttaaagtaattataatgACAATGTGACAACAATTAAGACGGTAAGAGTCATATTTATCTGCAATTTCTGataattaatctaaaaatacaataaaatcgggaatataatttaaaactttactctaaatatacaattattttaaatatttaaataaaaagttttattaCTTATAATAATCTACTCTTTCCAAAGAATAcgtttaattttgtaaaaagaaaaaaatgtcataaatgAGAGAGAGCTTCGTAGATTTTCCTCAAGTTTCCAAAGATCAAATATTACTCACAAGTTTCTATAAAAAGGGCTTCCACTTACAGTGACCCTGCTggatattgttgttgttggtcgGTTCACAGATAAAATAACAATCTCTcttttctatcttcttctgCACTTTCTGCACTCTAGTTAATTTCCActattttattctttctctcacacccctcatcatcatcatcattatcatttttCTCTCTGATACAAACCATACTATTCACACCCTCCCATACTCTGCAGCCCCCTCTCTTTTCTCACCTTCcccattcttcttctcctctctTTCATGGATGTGGACATAGTGAAAacttccaacaacaacaacaacatggaCGTTATGGCAATGATGATGCAAATGGAAAAGTTCCCCGAATTATTATTCTGCGACGACCCTTTTTATACCACCACACCCACTTACCAAGAAACCGATTTGTTATCAAGTGGAAGAAGCTCCTCATCAACAACCAGCGCTTCCACCCTATTCAACAACAATGTAACAACCACAATTCCACCGACGACAACACCGTCAAATAATGTTGTCCAATTTTCCAACATTGATGACCTTTTCCAACAACAACCACCTATGTCACAGTCCCTTCAACTTCAACCCTACCCTtctgaaaagaagaagaagaacaacaacTCGATGGCGGCGATGAGGGAGATGATATTCCGGATAGCGGTGATGCAACCGGTTCACATCGACCCGGAATCCATAAAGCCACCCAAAAGAAGAAACGTGAAGATCTCGAAGGATCCACAGAGCGTGGCGGCGCGGCACCGGAGAGAGAGGATAAGCGAGAGGATAAGGATTCTACAGAGACTGGTCCCTGGCGGCACAAAAATGGACACTGCTTCGATGCTGGACGAGGCTATTCACTACGTCAAGTTCTTGAAGAAACAGGTGCAGACGCTGGAACAAGCAGGGGCAAATAGGTCACCACacagtagtaataataataataatattctcaATACTACTCACGTTGTTGGTGCTGTTGGTTTTCCGCTAGGGATGTCTTCTAATTACTCCAATAATATAATTAGTAATGTTGTTAATTATTCTTTGTTGATGAAGGGTGGTTGCCAACCTTGTCAAGTGTTCGGTTCCACTTCTAAACAATTGCTCAGCTAATTATAGTTGAGAGGGGAAGTTTTGTGAGAGGGAATTTGCTTGTTTTTATGATGAGAAGCAGTGGGTTGGGTTCTGTAGTGttaattaattggtgtatgcaTGGGTTCGGTGGGTCGTGATGAAGAACATGTTTTCTCCATGTTGTTGCCGTTGTTGCAAATGAATTTCTTTTGCTTTTACAATGGTCGGAAGGTGATAAATCGAAGTTTCAATAACGTAATGGATGAATCTGTTCTACATTTTTTACAAATGATATTTAAATATCGTAATATATCTCATTAATACTTCTTATTTCTGTCTTTAATTAGTCTATTCTACTTATATCTTGttcgcttttttttttctctcactcacattggtattaaatataataaataacatttgggatttttatgcatatttttttattattttatggtgAGCAGTCTGCGTTGCACGCCTTCTCACGAAAATCTAATCAGAGAAAAGAAAGGTAGTTGTACCAAAATAAAAGTGTGttagaaaatagtttttttttttaattaaaacgtaaatttgcataaaataagaaaatcttaGTTGAAGATCTAGACTCTTATGGTCACTTTATCATCTGTATATCACATTTTTTGACCGatcaaataatgttaatttGTCTTCTGAATATCTAATGAACGAGTTTTCCAAGTTTGTTGACTTTCTATCCCATTAGGGTTCACATGCAA
This region of Glycine soja cultivar W05 chromosome 17, ASM419377v2, whole genome shotgun sequence genomic DNA includes:
- the LOC114393171 gene encoding transcription factor HEC2-like yields the protein MDVDIVKTSNNNNNMDVMAMMMQMEKFPELLFCDDPFYTTTPTYQETDLLSSGRSSSSTTSASTLFNNNVTTTIPPTTTPSNNVVQFSNIDDLFQQQPPMSQSLQLQPYPSEKKKKNNNSMAAMREMIFRIAVMQPVHIDPESIKPPKRRNVKISKDPQSVAARHRRERISERIRILQRLVPGGTKMDTASMLDEAIHYVKFLKKQVQTLEQAGANRSPHSSNNNNNILNTTHVVGAVGFPLGMSSNYSNNIISNVVNYSLLMKGGCQPCQVFGSTSKQLLS